One stretch of Campylobacter sp. CCS1377 DNA includes these proteins:
- the mutY gene encoding A/G-specific adenine glycosylase, whose amino-acid sequence MVLKQIKILQENLLLWYEKNGRKNLPWRNLESENCDERLKDISRAYGVYISEIMLQQTQVKSVLQKFYFPFLQKFPTLQSLADCDEDELLKAWQGLGYYSRARNLKQAALECVSKFNSKLPRQVRDLKSLSGIGAYTAGAIACFGYDEKVSFVDGNISRVLSRLFALKNPSMNELEIKAKKLLNLNDAFNHNQALLDLGALVCLPKSAKCGICPMYDFCKGKYEPQLYGKKKKIIYENLNLKLFLLEFKHKFGVQKSQDKLYKGMYNFPFFKEEEIVFENAKFLGEFKHSYTKYKLNIKIYHQILKDEDRNYEFKSLEELESTALSALSLKALKSVKL is encoded by the coding sequence GTGGTGTTAAAACAAATTAAAATTTTACAAGAAAATTTACTCCTTTGGTATGAGAAAAACGGACGCAAAAATTTGCCTTGGCGGAATTTAGAGAGTGAAAATTGCGATGAAAGATTAAAGGATATTAGTAGAGCTTATGGGGTTTATATCAGTGAAATTATGCTTCAGCAAACGCAAGTAAAATCTGTTTTGCAAAAGTTTTATTTCCCTTTTTTACAAAAATTTCCTACTTTGCAAAGTTTGGCTGATTGTGATGAAGATGAGCTTTTAAAGGCTTGGCAAGGCCTTGGATATTATAGCCGTGCTAGAAATTTGAAACAAGCGGCTTTGGAATGTGTGAGTAAATTTAATAGTAAACTTCCTAGACAGGTTAGAGATTTAAAAAGTCTTAGCGGTATAGGAGCTTATACTGCAGGGGCGATTGCTTGTTTTGGTTATGATGAAAAAGTGTCTTTTGTTGATGGCAATATCTCGCGTGTGCTCTCACGCCTTTTTGCTTTAAAAAATCCCAGTATGAATGAACTTGAAATCAAAGCTAAAAAACTTTTAAATTTAAATGATGCGTTTAATCACAATCAAGCTTTATTGGATCTTGGAGCTTTGGTTTGTTTACCAAAAAGTGCAAAATGTGGAATTTGTCCAATGTATGACTTTTGTAAAGGTAAATATGAGCCGCAGCTTTATGGAAAAAAGAAAAAAATCATTTATGAAAATCTAAATTTAAAGCTTTTTTTGCTTGAATTTAAACACAAATTTGGTGTGCAAAAAAGTCAAGATAAACTCTATAAAGGAATGTATAATTTTCCTTTTTTCAAAGAAGAGGAAATCGTTTTTGAAAATGCAAAATTCTTAGGCGAATTTAAACACAGCTACACTAAATATAAATTAAATATAAAAATCTATCATCAAATTTTAAAAGATGAAGATAGAAATTATGAATTTAAAAGTTTAGAAGAATTGGAAAGCACCGCACTTTCGGCACTTTCTTTAAAGGCTTTGAAATCAGTTAAGCTCTGA
- a CDS encoding Sua5 YciO YrdC YwlC family protein, whose product MIYLAQTDTTAGFLSKDLKELNALKGRAKDQPCLITSAKFSELKNLARVPSGFKNLVRRAKKTTFIYPNTKAIRIVKECAHAKFLEENGYFYSSSANKHGQKFDEIWARSVANVVLDEVFFENTPSKIIKLNRGKLKKIR is encoded by the coding sequence TTGATTTATCTAGCACAAACCGATACTACAGCGGGATTTTTGAGTAAAGATTTAAAAGAACTTAATGCTTTAAAGGGCAGGGCTAAAGATCAGCCTTGTCTAATCACTTCTGCGAAATTTAGTGAGTTAAAGAATTTAGCAAGAGTCCCAAGTGGGTTTAAAAATTTAGTGCGTCGTGCCAAAAAAACGACTTTTATTTATCCAAATACAAAAGCCATTCGCATAGTAAAAGAATGTGCTCATGCGAAATTTTTAGAAGAAAATGGCTATTTTTACTCATCTTCTGCTAACAAACATGGACAAAAATTTGATGAAATTTGGGCTAGAAGTGTAGCCAATGTGGTGCTTGATGAGGTTTTTTTTGAAAATACTCCATCAAAAATTATAAAACTAAATCGTGGAAAATTAAAAAAAATTCGGTAG
- the carB gene encoding carbamoyl-phosphate synthase large subunit, with translation MPKRTDIKNILLIGSGPIVIGQACEFDYSGTQAAKTLKELGYRVVLINSNPATIMTDPEFADATYIEPITKESILSIIKKEKIDAILPTMGGQVALNVAMEVYESGLLGDVKFLGANPEAIKKGEDRQVFKECMKKIGMDLPKSMYAYDYDEALKATQEIGFPLMIRASYTLGGAGSGVVYNMDEFKELANTALALSPIHEILIEESLLGWKEYEMEVIRDKNDNCIIVCSIENLDPMGVHTGDSITVAPALTLTDKEYQVMRNASFAILREIGVDTGGSNVQFAINPSNGRMIVIEMNPRVSRSSALASKATGYPIAKVATLLAVGFSLDEIKNDITATPASFEPVIDYIVTKIPRFTFEKFPSANTTLGTAMKSVGEVMAIGRTFKESIQKALCSLERNLSGFDRVKFEDKNDLIFKIRNANEKRLLYIAQAFREGFSVDELHEFCKIDPWFLTQIKEIVDFEEQIDMDILNNKTLLRKAKTMGYSDKMIALLVNLKDNLELSQNDIYYARMKQKIIPEYSEVDTCAGEFEALTPYLYSSINVSELTQSKNEARDKKEKKVMIIGGGPNRIGQGIEFDYACVHASFALKDMGIKTIMYNCNPETVSTDYDTSDILYFEPIDFEHLRGVIEREKPDGLIVHFGGQTPLKFAKRLSAFGAKIIGTSARVIDMAEDRKKFAEFITRLGINQPKNSTATSVEEAVLKASEIGYPVLVRPSYVLGGRAMRVVSDEVELRLYMQEAVDVSDKSPVLIDQYLDNATEIDVDAISDGKDVYVAGIMEHIEEAGIHSGDSACSLPPCNIDEKMQEQIVQKTADIALNLGVVGLLNIQFAIYENELYMIEVNPRASRTVPFVSKATGVPLAKVATRVMWQGNLKEALKFYDAFSVVNFDGKILRPKSSKYISVKEAVFPFAKLSGSDLELGPEMRSTGEVMGISKDFANSFAKSQVSSFNHLPENGVVFISLKEKDKKYAKKLASEYSKLGFKLMATSGTCKEILENGFECELVHKISEGRPNVEDRLKNGEIQLVINTSDSHSFAGDTKKIRENIIRFKIPYFTNLRSAFAGAKSIKAIQSKSYLEVKSLQEYLKA, from the coding sequence ATGCCAAAAAGAACTGATATAAAAAATATTTTACTTATAGGAAGTGGGCCTATTGTGATAGGTCAAGCTTGTGAATTTGATTACTCTGGCACTCAGGCGGCTAAGACTTTGAAAGAATTAGGTTATCGTGTTGTACTTATAAACTCAAACCCAGCGACCATTATGACGGATCCTGAATTTGCTGATGCAACTTACATAGAGCCAATAACAAAAGAAAGTATTTTAAGTATCATCAAAAAAGAAAAAATCGATGCTATTTTACCGACTATGGGCGGACAAGTGGCTTTAAATGTGGCTATGGAAGTCTATGAAAGCGGACTTTTGGGTGATGTGAAATTTTTAGGAGCCAATCCAGAAGCCATTAAAAAAGGTGAAGATCGCCAAGTCTTTAAAGAGTGTATGAAAAAAATCGGTATGGATTTGCCAAAATCCATGTATGCGTATGATTATGACGAAGCTTTAAAAGCTACGCAAGAGATCGGTTTTCCTTTGATGATCCGAGCTTCTTATACCTTAGGTGGTGCTGGAAGTGGCGTGGTTTATAATATGGACGAGTTTAAAGAACTAGCAAATACAGCCTTAGCCCTTTCTCCAATACACGAAATTCTCATTGAAGAGAGTTTGTTAGGGTGGAAAGAATATGAAATGGAAGTCATACGCGATAAAAATGATAATTGTATCATCGTGTGTAGTATAGAAAATCTTGATCCTATGGGCGTGCATACAGGAGATAGTATCACAGTTGCGCCCGCGCTTACTTTAACAGATAAAGAGTATCAAGTCATGCGTAATGCTTCTTTTGCTATTTTGCGTGAAATTGGCGTTGATACTGGTGGAAGTAATGTGCAATTTGCTATAAATCCTAGCAATGGTAGAATGATAGTTATAGAAATGAATCCAAGAGTTTCAAGATCAAGTGCTCTAGCTTCTAAGGCAACAGGTTATCCTATAGCCAAAGTTGCTACGCTTTTGGCAGTGGGTTTTAGCTTAGATGAGATTAAAAATGATATTACGGCAACTCCTGCTAGTTTTGAGCCAGTGATTGATTATATTGTTACGAAAATTCCAAGATTTACTTTTGAAAAATTCCCAAGTGCAAATACAACTTTAGGTACGGCGATGAAAAGTGTGGGCGAAGTGATGGCGATTGGTCGCACTTTTAAAGAAAGCATACAAAAGGCACTTTGTTCTTTAGAGAGAAATTTGAGCGGTTTTGATAGGGTAAAATTTGAAGATAAAAACGATCTTATCTTTAAAATTCGCAATGCCAATGAAAAGCGTTTATTATATATCGCGCAAGCTTTTAGAGAAGGTTTTAGTGTTGATGAATTGCATGAGTTTTGTAAAATTGATCCTTGGTTTTTAACGCAAATTAAAGAAATTGTTGATTTTGAAGAACAAATTGATATGGATATTTTAAATAATAAAACTCTTTTAAGAAAAGCAAAAACTATGGGGTATTCTGATAAAATGATTGCTTTGCTTGTAAATTTAAAGGACAATTTAGAATTAAGTCAAAACGATATTTATTATGCAAGAATGAAGCAAAAAATTATCCCAGAATACAGCGAAGTTGATACTTGTGCGGGTGAATTTGAAGCTTTAACCCCTTATCTTTACTCAAGCATAAATGTTAGTGAACTTACTCAAAGCAAAAATGAAGCAAGAGATAAAAAAGAGAAAAAAGTGATGATTATAGGTGGTGGACCAAACCGTATAGGACAGGGAATTGAATTTGACTATGCTTGTGTGCATGCTTCTTTTGCATTAAAAGATATGGGTATAAAAACCATTATGTATAATTGTAATCCTGAAACCGTTTCAACCGATTATGATACGAGTGATATTCTGTATTTTGAACCTATTGATTTTGAGCATTTGCGTGGGGTGATTGAACGCGAAAAGCCTGATGGGCTTATAGTGCATTTTGGCGGACAAACACCGCTTAAATTTGCTAAACGTCTTAGTGCTTTTGGTGCTAAGATTATAGGCACAAGTGCTAGAGTGATTGATATGGCAGAAGATAGAAAGAAATTTGCTGAATTTATCACAAGACTTGGTATTAATCAACCTAAAAATTCTACCGCTACAAGCGTAGAAGAAGCCGTTTTAAAAGCTAGTGAAATTGGCTATCCTGTACTTGTAAGACCAAGCTATGTTTTGGGTGGGCGTGCAATGCGTGTTGTAAGCGATGAGGTTGAGCTTAGACTTTATATGCAAGAAGCGGTTGATGTAAGTGATAAAAGTCCTGTTTTAATCGATCAGTATTTAGATAATGCAACTGAAATTGATGTTGATGCTATAAGTGATGGAAAAGATGTTTATGTGGCTGGGATTATGGAGCATATTGAAGAAGCTGGGATTCACTCAGGCGATAGTGCATGTTCATTGCCACCTTGTAATATCGATGAAAAAATGCAAGAGCAAATTGTGCAAAAAACCGCAGATATTGCTTTAAATTTAGGCGTTGTAGGACTTTTAAATATACAATTTGCCATTTATGAAAACGAACTTTATATGATAGAGGTTAATCCTAGAGCAAGTCGCACCGTGCCTTTTGTAAGTAAAGCTACGGGAGTACCTTTAGCAAAAGTTGCAACGCGTGTGATGTGGCAAGGAAATTTAAAAGAAGCTTTGAAATTTTACGATGCTTTTAGCGTGGTAAATTTTGATGGCAAAATTTTGCGTCCTAAATCTTCAAAATATATTAGCGTTAAAGAAGCGGTATTTCCTTTTGCAAAGCTTAGCGGAAGTGATTTAGAGCTAGGGCCTGAAATGCGTTCAACTGGCGAAGTAATGGGGATAAGCAAAGATTTTGCTAATTCTTTTGCAAAAAGTCAAGTTTCATCTTTTAATCATTTGCCAGAAAATGGCGTGGTTTTTATTTCTTTAAAAGAAAAAGATAAAAAATATGCTAAAAAGTTAGCAAGCGAGTATTCAAAGCTGGGTTTTAAACTTATGGCTACAAGCGGAACTTGCAAAGAAATTTTAGAAAATGGTTTTGAGTGTGAGCTTGTGCATAAAATTTCAGAAGGGCGTCCAAATGTTGAAGATAGATTAAAAAATGGGGAAATTCAGCTAGTGATTAATACAAGTGATAGTCATAGTTTTGCGGGGGATACGAAAAAAATCCGTGAAAATATTATCCGTTTTAAAATCCCTTATTTTACAAATTTACGCTCAGCCTTTGCGGGAGCAAAATCAATCAAAGCAATACAAAGCAAAAGCTATCTAGAAGTGAAAAGCTTGCAGGAGTATTTAAAGGCTTGA
- a CDS encoding RsmD family RNA methyltransferase: MSNDFKSVKDFLAKFDKKEEKKKSQKNQKNTKDLKLFSFIESGKFKGKKLRLPSLETTRSTKSIVKACVFNVLRTNLRDKIFIEAFGGSALMAAEALSNNALKAYAIEFDKKAYEIAAQNAKIIDENLIVLHGDTFKILPTFVEKIEQEFVLYFDPPFSIREGFCDIYERVYALIENLNTTHLVQFIIEHHSYITTPQNLCNFTRVKLKKFGATSLSFYEKLDKTF; encoded by the coding sequence ATGAGTAATGATTTTAAAAGCGTAAAAGATTTTTTGGCTAAATTTGATAAAAAAGAAGAGAAAAAAAAATCTCAAAAAAATCAAAAAAACACAAAAGATCTAAAACTTTTTTCGTTCATAGAGAGTGGTAAATTTAAAGGCAAAAAACTTCGCTTACCTAGCCTTGAAACTACTAGAAGTACAAAAAGTATTGTCAAAGCTTGTGTTTTTAATGTTTTAAGAACAAATTTAAGGGATAAAATTTTCATTGAAGCTTTTGGTGGCAGCGCTTTGATGGCAGCAGAAGCTTTGAGTAATAATGCTTTAAAAGCTTATGCTATAGAATTTGATAAAAAAGCTTATGAGATCGCTGCGCAAAATGCTAAGATAATTGATGAAAATTTAATCGTTTTGCATGGGGATACTTTTAAAATTTTACCCACATTTGTTGAAAAAATCGAGCAAGAATTTGTGCTTTACTTTGATCCGCCTTTTAGTATCCGTGAGGGTTTTTGTGATATTTATGAAAGAGTTTATGCTTTAATTGAAAATTTAAACACAACGCACCTTGTTCAATTTATTATCGAGCATCATTCTTATATAACAACTCCACAAAATCTTTGTAATTTTACCCGAGTTAAGCTAAAGAAATTTGGCGCGACGAGTTTAAGTTTTTACGAAAAATTAGATAAAACTTTTTAA
- a CDS encoding ornithine carbamoyltransferase: MKICIECKDVLTERTLQLFLKEYLVMKKDCDFIITDTKLNSSIPQFIVNSDSSLLQSPFSKKELIATLEQFYSGFCYTADKIYEKKKKVLEKKIDELSKQMYQECVEEVGKIALKFRDKLLKALQDE, encoded by the coding sequence ATGAAAATTTGCATAGAGTGTAAAGATGTATTGACGGAAAGAACCTTGCAATTATTTTTAAAAGAATATTTGGTGATGAAAAAGGATTGTGACTTTATCATCACAGATACTAAGTTAAATTCTTCTATACCGCAATTTATCGTTAATAGTGACTCTTCTTTGCTCCAAAGTCCTTTCAGCAAAAAAGAGCTCATTGCAACTTTAGAGCAGTTTTACAGTGGGTTTTGTTACACAGCTGATAAAATTTATGAGAAAAAAAAGAAGGTTTTAGAAAAAAAAATTGATGAATTAAGCAAACAAATGTATCAAGAATGCGTAGAAGAAGTTGGAAAAATTGCCCTTAAATTCCGCGACAAACTTTTAAAAGCTTTGCAAGATGAGTAA
- a CDS encoding DUF5644 domain-containing protein codes for MKSLQLRLFRFDQSKDYESYYKPYVYDDYEKFNTLYDLFLGVQEDDIYFDFEKNQNAYIFVNKTPMQLCASLKYIVQKFGLELVLEPLSTKRAKKDFIFDKSDFLAKFDHVASLVSSEDKRLYENLEHFYYTSEILAFHPEYMGDALFYFVFEMIEKYPDKKMKFLKIISDTEKGIFYHIKGDDIQLESAILSLQEEILKLNMFDEKLLNPDKKIKHKENNCQKKEFENIKHYFENFNIGCYGFKPCEGLKTQLLAKFIDFENADKNSGYELLNLDSELAYKMAANIVLDAYDSGCDFLVVDKVKDFYMFDTCAKKLMQVSGRNFEDFYILNRMEFLGLIQGIQNPSLKEHCLKVSLV; via the coding sequence ATGAAAAGCTTACAATTACGCCTTTTTAGATTTGATCAAAGCAAGGATTATGAGAGTTATTATAAGCCTTATGTTTATGATGATTATGAAAAATTTAATACACTTTATGATCTATTTTTAGGGGTGCAAGAGGACGATATTTATTTTGATTTTGAGAAAAATCAAAATGCTTATATTTTTGTTAACAAAACTCCAATGCAACTTTGTGCTTCTTTAAAATATATTGTCCAAAAATTTGGCTTAGAACTTGTTTTAGAGCCTTTAAGCACCAAAAGAGCCAAAAAGGATTTTATTTTTGACAAAAGCGATTTTTTGGCTAAATTCGATCATGTAGCTTCTTTGGTAAGTTCTGAAGATAAGCGTTTGTATGAGAATTTGGAGCATTTTTATTATACGAGTGAGATTTTGGCCTTTCATCCTGAATATATGGGTGATGCTTTGTTTTATTTTGTGTTTGAAATGATAGAAAAATATCCAGATAAGAAAATGAAATTTTTAAAAATTATTTCTGATACAGAAAAAGGAATTTTTTATCATATCAAAGGCGATGATATTCAGCTTGAAAGTGCTATTTTAAGTCTTCAAGAAGAAATTTTAAAACTAAATATGTTTGATGAAAAATTATTAAATCCTGATAAGAAAATAAAACACAAAGAAAATAATTGTCAAAAAAAAGAATTTGAAAATATAAAGCATTATTTTGAAAATTTTAATATAGGATGCTATGGTTTTAAGCCTTGTGAAGGCTTAAAAACTCAGCTTTTGGCTAAATTTATCGATTTTGAAAATGCAGACAAAAATAGTGGCTATGAGCTTTTAAATTTAGATAGCGAACTAGCTTATAAAATGGCTGCAAATATTGTTTTGGATGCTTATGATAGCGGATGTGATTTTTTGGTTGTCGATAAAGTGAAAGATTTTTATATGTTTGATACTTGTGCAAAAAAATTAATGCAAGTCAGCGGAAGGAATTTTGAGGATTTTTATATTTTAAATCGTATGGAATTTTTAGGTCTTATACAAGGTATTCAAAATCCAAGCTTAAAAGAGCATTGTCTAAAAGTGAGTTTGGTATGA